Proteins found in one Anoplolepis gracilipes chromosome 7, ASM4749672v1, whole genome shotgun sequence genomic segment:
- the Uqcr-c1 gene encoding mitochondrial-processing peptidase subunit beta, translating to MATRLLKISSALRTYTNKTSLVKIPKQWQSTAASLKETLINQPATRVTTLDNGMRVASEDSGAATATVGLWIDSGSRYETDDNNGVAHFMEHMAFKGTAKRSQTDLELEIENMGAHLNAYTSREQTVFYAKCLSQDVPKAIEILSDIIKNSKLGENEIERERGVILREMQEVETNLQEVVFDHLHAAAYQGTSLGRTILGPTKNIKSISRDDLVNYVKTHYGPPRFVLAGAGGVDHNQLIELANKHFGQMTGPDYDNIPDYIKSCRYTGSEIRVRDDSIPLAHIAIAVEGAGWAEADNIPLMVANTLIGAWDRSQGGGVNNASNLAKACAENGLCHSYQSFNTCYKDTGLWGIYFVCDPMQCDDMTSHVQHEWMKLCTSVTEKDVARAKNILKTNMFLQLDGTTAICEDIGRQILCYNRRIPLHELETRIDSVTAETIQNVGMKYIFDHCPVIAAVGPVENLPDYNNIRGAMYWLRV from the exons ATGGCTACTCGTCTACTAAAAATTAGTAGCGCTCTGCGCACATATACTAATAAAACCAGCCTTGTAAAG ATACCAAAACAATGGCAGTCAACTGCTGCTTCTCTGAAAGAAACCCTTATCAATCAACCAGCTACGAGAGTTACAACTTTAGATAATGGAATGAGAGTTGCTAGTGAAGATAGCGGAGCTGCGACAGCTACTGTTGGTCTTTGGATAGATTCTGGAAGTCGATATGAAACTGATGATAACAATGGTGTTGCTCATTTTATGGAACACATGGCTTTTAAG ggtACTGCCAAACGTTCTCAAACTGATTTAGAATTGGAAATAGAGAATATGGGAGCTCATTTGAATGCTTACACAAGTCGAGAACAAACtgtattttatgcaaaatgctTGTCACAAGATGTACCAAAAGCTATTGAAATTCTCagtgatattattaaaaattctaagcTGGGTGAAAATGAGATTGAAAGAGAACGAGGCGTTATTTTACGTGAAATGCAAGAGGTTGAAACAAATTTGCAAGAGGTTGTATTTGATCACTTACATGCTGCTGCTTATCAAGGTACATCCTTGGGACGAACGATATTGGGGCCtactaaaaatatcaaaagtatTTCACGAGACGATCTTGTCAACTATGTGAAAACTCATTATGGACCACCTAG aTTTGTACTAGCTGGTGCTGGTGGTGTAGATCACAATCAATTAATCGAACTTGCTAATAAGCATTTTGGTCAAATGACAGGACCAGATTATGATAATATTCCAGACTATATTAAATCCTGCCGTTATACTGGCTCTGAAATAAGAGTTCGCGATGATTCGATCCCTCTTGCGCATATCGCGATTGCTGTTGAGG GTGCTGGATGGGCTGAAGCAGACAACATTCCTCTTATGGTCGCCAATACTCTTATAGGAGCGTGGGATCGTAGCCAAGGAGGAGGTGTAAATAATGCAAGCAATCTAGCTAAAGCTTGTGCAGAAAATGGCTTATGTCATAGTTACCAGAGTTTTAACACATGTTACAAG gaTACAGGACTTTGGGGTATATATTTCGTTTGTGATCCTATGCAATGTGATGATATGACATCACACGTTCAACATGAATGGATGAAATTATGCACATCGGTTACTGAGAAAGATGTAGCGCGTGCaaagaatattcttaagaCTAACATGTTTTTACAATTGGATGGTACTACCGCTATTTGTGAAGATATTGGCCGTCAAATATTATGTTACAATCGCCGTATTCCACTTCACGAACTTGAGACGAGAATAGAT AGTGTAACTGCTGAAACTATTCAAAATGTTGGTATGAAGTATATTTTTGATCACTGTCCAGTAATTGCAGCAGTTGGCCCTGTCGAAAATCTGccagattataataatattcgtgGAGCTATGTATTGGCTTAGGGTGTAA
- the LOC140667502 gene encoding RNA-binding protein 5 yields MYSNSIDPWEPGYGPERRSHNSDYDYRNDYGSNRSPEYSEHRDVDHRDRDHRSPDYRNHRGRDRDRERDRSRDRRDRSRDDRDRSYRDREDRYGRQRDRDSVERDRDRDRDRDRDRDRSRRDRDRDRDRDRRGKREDRDRDRDDDHSRESLDFEHDHGRAYNSSMEGIHYKSQSPNNTIMIRGLAQHITENDVRQDILNCGLMPKDIRLIRKKDTGASRGFAFVEFNATQEAARWMEMKQGVLMLQDQYRALMQYSIPKECHVDKPPAKNTQDWHCVKCGAHNFKRRETCFKCSASRAESEEGGEGSDEISPHPTNTVLLRGLDVLTTEDSVLQAMKNLSSMPIRSIRIGRDSLTNTSRGVCYLEMGNVVDAMYLHTALTKQGLVVDGRKVEITYCKLHQINNANAWKSNDTQPQRYTLDDVAQLAEYSANLYAKTPAQKAHYLQYYTQYYQNQIMQGSAITLPSLNQTDRVNAAAAVAQSAIQQLQASRKLGGDADDVKGRPTPTAPSSTTLASGRVPAHSSDGKVYSVPDVSTYHYDESSGYYYDPSTGLYYDPNSQYYYNSHTQQFLYWDAESFSYQPAKTTASTTQGAASTITATASGTDSASTISNQATTSSAANVTQEASKEDENKKKDTKQDKVKVAKKIAKDMERWAKTLNQKKENAKNNWNSEFAGADGSQGIGGSGAADAGYAILEKKTIATPYHEDEDQSNNGLVAAYGGGSDTEEEIEDVQQEEKQHTDWSKLACLLCKRQFPSKEALLRHQQLSDLHKQNLENWYQVRGLDPNDPQQRNNKYRDRAKERRAKYGEPEPPQPNKLKEKYLKTRVEEMSVSYEEPTRAGIGSDNVGNKLLQKMGWSEGMGLGKSNQGRTSIIEAERRVPTAGLGAKTSSYSALPGDTYKDCVKKMMYARYQELSDT; encoded by the exons ATGTACAGCAATAGCATTGATCCATGGGAGCCTGGCTATGGGCCAGAAAGAAGAAGTCACAATTCTGATTATGATTATCGCAATGATTATGGAAGTAACAGATCACCAGAGTATTCAGAACATCGAGATGTTGATCATCGTGACAGAGATCATCGTAGTCCAGACTATAGAAATCATCGTGGAAGAGACAGAGATCGTGAAAGAGATCGTTCAAGGGATAGAAGAGATCGTAGTAGAGACGATCGAGATCGCAGTTATAGGGACCGCGAAGATCGTTACGGGAGACAAAGAGACAGAGACTCTGTAGAACGGGACAGAGATAGAGATAGGGACAGAGACAGAGATAGAGATCGTTCTAGACGTGACAGAGACCGGGATAGAGATAGGGATCGTAGGGGAAAACGGGAGGATCGGGATCGTGATCGTGACGATGATCATAGTCGAGAAAGTTTGGACTTTGAACACGATCATGGTCGTGCCTATAACTCGTCTATGGAAGGAATTCACTACAAATCACAATCGCCCAACAACACCATAATGATACGTGGGCTTGCTCAACATATTACTGAAAATGAC GTGCGGCAAGATATCCTCAATTGTGGTCTCATGCCTAAGGACATCAGATTGATTCGAAAAAAAGATACAg GTGCTTCGCGAGGTTTTGCATTCGTCGAGTTTAACGCGACTCAGGAGGCCGCACGGTGGATGGAGATGAAACAG GGAGTGCTGATGCTGCAGGACCAGTATCGTGCATTGATGCAATACAGTATACCGAAAGAATGTCATGTGGATAAACCGCCAGCTAAGAATACGCAGGATTGGCACTGTGTTAAG TGTGGAGCACACAATTTTAAACGGCGCGAGACTTGCTTCAAATGTTCCGCTTCGCGAGCGGAGAGCGAGGAAGGCGGAGAAGGCAGTGACGAAATCAGCCCACATCCCACGAACACCGTACTTCTACGGGGATTAGACGTATTAACGACCGAGGATTCCGTTCTACAAGCGATGAAGAATCTGTCATCAATGCCGATACGCAGTATTCGCATCGGTCGCGACTCTCTTACAAATACATCTCGCGGGGTATGCTATTTGGAGATGGGCAACGTAGTAGATGCAATGTATTTGCATACTGCACTCACGAAGCAAGGACTGGTAGTCGATGGTAGAAAGGTTGAGATAACGTATTGTAAGCTTCATCAGATTAATAACGCGAACGCATGGAAGTCCAACGATACCCAACCGCAGAGATATACCCTCGATGACGTCGCCCAATTGGCCGAATACAGTGCCAATTTGTATGCCAAAACGCCTGCACAAAAGGCCCATTATCTTCAGTATTATACGCAGTACTATCAGAATCAGATAATGCAGGGTTCGGCAATCACATTGCCATCTCTGAATCAGACAGATAGAGTAAACGCGGCCGCGGCAGTGGCACAGTCCGCTATACAACAATTGCAGGCGTCCAGAAAATTAGGAGGCGATGCTGATGACGTGAAGGGACGACCGACTCCTACAGCACCATCTAGTACAACGTTAGCGAGTGGGAGAGTTCCTGCACATTCCAGCGATGGAAAAGTATACT ctGTACCGGACGTCAGCACTTACCATTATGACGAATCATCTGGTTACTATTATGATCCTAGTACCGGGTTATATTACGATCCGAATTCGCAATATTATTACAACAGTCATACACAACAGTTTCTTTATTGGGATGCCGAATCATTCTCTTATCAACCAGCTAAG ACTACTGCGAGTACGACGCAGGGCGCTGCAAGTACAATAACAGCGACGGCAAGCGGTACAGATTCCGCGAGCACGATCAGCAATCAGGCTACGACTTCATCAGCCGCTAACGTGACTCAAGAGGCGTCGAAAGAggatgagaataaaaaaaaagatactaaGCAGGATAAAGTGAAAGTAGCAAAGAAGATAGCAAAAGATATGGAACGTTGGGCTAAAACATTAAATCAGAAAAAGGAAAACGCCAAGAATAATTGGAATTCAGAATTTGCCGGTGCGGACGGCAGTCAGGGTATCGGTGGGAGCGGTGCAGCGGACGCAGGATACGCTATTCTGGAAAAGAAAACTATTGCGACTCCTTATCACGAGGATGAGGATCAAAGTAATAATGGATTGGTAGCCGCTTACGGTGGCGGTAGCGATACGGAGGAGGAGATAGAAGATGTGCAACAGGAAGAGAAACAGCATACTGATTGGAGTAAGCTGGCATGTCTACTCTGTAAACGACAGTTTCCGAGTAAAGAGGCGTTACTCCGGCATCAACAACTGTCTGATCTGCACAAGCAAAATCTAGAAAATTGGTATCAAGTACGTGGTCTAGATCCTAACGATCCACAGCAAAGGaacaataaatatagagaCCGCGCTAAGGAAAGGCGGGCCAAGTATGGCGAACCCGAACCACCGCAACCCAATaaattgaaagagaaataCTTGAAAACCAGAGTGGAGGAGATGTCAGTGTCTTACGAGGAACCTACGCGAGCCGGTATCGGATCAGACAACGTTGGCAATAAATTACTGCAAAAAATGGGTTGGAGTGAAGGGATGGGCTTGGGAAAATCTAATCAAGGTAGAACGAGTATTATCGAAGCCGAGAGGCGCGTCCCTACGGCTGGATTAGGAGCGAAGACTTCGTCGTATAGCGCACTACCAGGCGATACTTATAAGGATTGCGTAAAAAAGATGATGTACGCACGATATCAAGAATTGTCTGACACGTAA
- the LOC140667504 gene encoding beta-1,4-N-acetylgalactosaminyltransferase bre-4 — protein sequence MRSFVNIFKIFFAFFYDYARGLSYTITTILVLCYCLHPARFASHYTFIKTENIYDEMERSYPPRDNSCMISVNGRRSSLLYPEQHPREDPSAMARRLGILPGGQWKPLNCHPLFNVAIILPYRNRQSQLAVFMNYIHPFLQAQNLDYRIFVIEQSPMREFNRAKLFNVGYAEATKINDFHCFIFQDVDLIPQNPDNIYACTKMPRHMSSSVNTFRYNLPYTGLFGGAIALTRKQFERVNGFSNVFYGWGGEDDDFYSRLQSRGFQITRFGPDVAQYYMLTHKKEPPSTARFANLENGARRYDTDGLSNLEYRVLNHQLRPLYSWILADV from the exons ATGAGGAGCTtcgtcaatatttttaaaatattctttgcgTTCTTTTACGATTATGCGCGCGGGTTGTCTTACACGATTACGACGATACTCGTATTATGCTACTGCCTCCATCCAGCGCGTTTCGCCTCCCATTACACCTTCATCAAGACCGAGAACATTTACGACGAGATGGAAAGATCGTACCCGCCGAGGGATAACTCCTGCATGATCTCCGTTAACGGTAGACGGTCCTCCCTGCTCTATCCGGAACAGCATCCTCGGGAGGATCCGTCAGCGATGGCACGACGACTCGGGATACTACCGGGTGGCCAATGGAAACCTCTCAACTGTCACCCGCTCTTCAACGTTGCCATCATATTGCCGTACCGCAACCGGCAGAGTCAGCTTGCTGTCTTCATGAATTACATACATCCGTTCTTGCAAGCACAGAATCTGGACTATCGGATATTCGTCATCGAGCAGAGTCCGATGCGCGAGTTTAATCGCGCCAAGCTCTTTAACGTCGGTTACGCAGAAGCCACCAAGATCAATGACTTTCACTGTTTCATATTCCAAGACGTTGATCTAATACCGCAGAATCCTGACAATATCTACGCGTGCACTAAAATGCCCAGACACATGAGTTCCAGTGTAAATACTTTCCGATATAATTTACCTTACACAGGCTTGTTTGGGGGTGCAATAGCATTAACGAGAAAACAATTCGAAAGAGTGAATGGATTTTCCAATGTTTTCTACGGTTGGGGTGGAGAAGATGATGACTTTTACAGTCGTTTACAGTCCAGAGGTTTTCAG ATTACACGCTTTGGACCTGATGTGGCGCAGTATTATATGCTAACACATAAAAAGGAACCTCCTAGTACTGCAAGATTTGCAAATTTAGAGAATGGTGCTCGCAGGTATGATACTGATGGACTTAGCAATTTGGAATACAGAGTTTTAAACCATCAATTGCGACCATTATACTCTTGGATTTTAGCCgatgtgtaa
- the Alas gene encoding 5-aminolevulinate synthase, erythroid-specific, mitochondrial has translation MLIRQYVRQSINNLTINTKKDFLKAMPCPFLIRLSANYVRNYGSSLIMNYRQHCPVLSILFSTLSESEESQSIPEAIQNQCPFLSRERNAVKEANPAMEEDVISLNNDQNEETHFPYEEFFHEQIMQKKKDHSYRIFKKVNRLAENFPGALEYSCGKKPITVWCSNDYLGMSRHPMVIDAVRKALDKFGAGAGGTRNISGNSMAHVMLEKRLALLHQKDAGLLFTSCFVANDSTLFTLAKRLPLCHIFSDAGNHASMIQGIRNSGVPKHVFRHNDVKNLEELLSKVPKCVPKIVAFETVHSMTGDICPLEELCDIAHKYGAITFIDEVHAVGLYGHSGAGIGERDCILDKMDIISGTLGKAFGNVGGYIVGSTKLIDMIRSYAAGFIFTTSLPPTVLHGALTSIEILASDEGRSLRTNHQNNVAYMKSILTAAGLPIESSPSHIIPIKIGDPLLCSQIADHLLNDKRHYVQAINYPTVPKGEEKLRLAPTPGHTRAMMDKFVQDALDVFHQLNIPKAMKSDEAPRAILVH, from the exons ATG CTGATCCGACAATACGTTCGACAGAGTATTAACAATCTTACCATTAATACCAAGAAAG attttttgaaAGCCATGCCGTGCCCATTCTTGATTCGTTTATCTGCAAATTATGTTCGCAACTATGGATCATCCCTGATAATGAACTATCGGCAACATTGTCCAgtattgtcaatattatttagtacATTGTCAGAGTCGGAGGAGTCTCAATCAATTCCAGAGGCTATACAAAATCAATGCCCATTCTTGTCCAGAGAACGAAATGCTGTTAAGGAAGCCAATCCTGCAATGGAAGAAGATgttattagtttaaataatgatCAAAATGAAGAAACACATTTCCCCTATGAAGAATTTTTCCATGAACAAAtcatgcaaaagaaaaaagatcatTCATACAGGATATTTAAGAAAGTGAATCGTTTAGCTGAAAACTTTCCAGGAGCTTTAGAATATTCCTGTGGCAAAAAACCCATTACCGTATGGTGTTCTAATGATTATCTAGGAATGTCACGCCATCCCATGGTAATTGATGCGGTTCGAAaagctttagataaatttggTGCTGGAGCTGGAGGTACGAGAAACATTTCAGGAAATTCCATGGCTCATGTAATGTTGGAGAAGCGACTGGCGCTGCTGCATCAGAAGGACGCTGGTTTGCTTTTCACTTCTTGCTTCGTCGCCAATGACTCTACTTTATTCACACTAGCAAAAAGACTGCCACTTTGTCACATATTTTCCGACGCCGGAAATCACGCCTCTATGATACAAGGGATAAGAAACAGCGGCGTGCCAAAGCATGTATTCCGTCACAATGATGTCAAGAATTTGGAAGAGCTTCTGTCAAAAGTACCTAAATGCGTGCCAAAAATTGTGGCATTTGAGACTGTACATTCCATGACCGGTGATATTTGCCCATTGGAAGAGTTATGCGATATCGCGCATAAATATGGCGCGATAACATTCATTGATGAAGTTCATGCGGTCGGCTTGTACGGTCATTCAGGTGCTGGTATTGGCGAGAGAGATTGTATACTTGATAAGATGGATATTATTTCTGGTACTTTAGGAAAGGCATTCGGTAATGTAGGCGGTTATATTGTTGGTTCCACGAAGTTGATAGATATGATAAGAAGTTATGCTGCcggttttatttttactacttCATTACCGCCGACTGTGTTACATGGAGCCTTGACATCCATCGAAATTTTGGCATCGGACGAAGGCAGGTCATTACGGACAAATCATCAGAACAATGTGGCCTATATGAAATCTATTCTTACTGCCGCAGGTCTTCCAATCGAATCATCGCCCTCTCATATCATTCCAATAAAG aTAGGAGACCCATTGTTATGCAGTCAGATAGCAGaccatttattaaatgataaaaggCACTATGTACAAGCTATAAATTATCCCACTGTTCCAAAAGGTGAAGAGAAATTAAGATTAGCACCAACACCAGGACATACTCGAGCTATGATGGATAAATTTGTGCAAGACGCACTGGATGTTTTTCATCAACTTAATATACCTAAAGCGATGAAATCGGACGAAGCACCGCGTGCTATTTTGGTTCATTGa
- the Mob3 gene encoding MOB kinase activator-like 3 isoform X2 yields the protein MTTLSGFIEFFQKGKTFRPKKKFAHGTLRYSLHKQAQASLNSGINLRAVVKLPAGEDLNDWIAVHVVDFFNRINLIYGTVSEYCDSASCPTMSGGARFEYLWADGEKYKKPTALPAPQYVTLLMDWIEAQINNETVFPVSTDVPFPKTFIPLCRKILTRLFRVFVHVYIHHFDRIVAIGAEAHVNTCYKHFYYFVTEFELINSKELEPLAEMTAKVCKDSVSPTQSTVPSNNQSR from the exons ATGACTACATTAAGTGGTTTTATAGAATTCTTCCAAAAAGGAAAG acaTTTAGACCGAAGAAGAAATTTGCTCATGGAACGTTACGTTATTCTTTACATAAACAAGCACAAGCTTCCCTTAATTCTGGTATCAATTTAAGAGCTGTTGTAAAATTACCTGCTGGAGAAGATTTAAACGATTGGATCGCTGTTCATg ttGTGGACTtctttaatagaataaatcttatatatggGACTGTATCAGAGTATTGTGATTCAGCATCATGTCCAACAATGAGTGGTGGAGCACGTTTTGAATATTTGTGGGCAGAtggtgaaaaatataaaaaaccaaCAGCATTACCAGCACCACAATATGTTACTCTTCTTATGGATTGGATTGAAGCTCAAATTAACAATGAAACAGTTTTTCCAGTATCAACAG atGTGCCATTTCCTAAaacatttataccattatgcagaaaaattttaacacgTCTCTTTAGAGTTTTTGTTCATGTATATATCCATCATTTTGACCGTATTGTAGCGATAGGAGCA GAAGCACATGTGAATACATGTTACAAGCATTTCTATTACTTTGTAACAGagtttgaattaattaattctaaagaGTTAGAACCATTAGCTGAAATGACTGCCAAAGTTTGTAAGGATAGTGTTTCCCCTACTCAAAGCACAGTACCATCAAACAATCAAAGTagatag
- the Mob3 gene encoding MOB kinase activator-like 3 isoform X1, which produces MTTLSGFIEFFQKGKVETFRPKKKFAHGTLRYSLHKQAQASLNSGINLRAVVKLPAGEDLNDWIAVHVVDFFNRINLIYGTVSEYCDSASCPTMSGGARFEYLWADGEKYKKPTALPAPQYVTLLMDWIEAQINNETVFPVSTDVPFPKTFIPLCRKILTRLFRVFVHVYIHHFDRIVAIGAEAHVNTCYKHFYYFVTEFELINSKELEPLAEMTAKVCKDSVSPTQSTVPSNNQSR; this is translated from the exons ATGACTACATTAAGTGGTTTTATAGAATTCTTCCAAAAAGGAAAGGTAGAG acaTTTAGACCGAAGAAGAAATTTGCTCATGGAACGTTACGTTATTCTTTACATAAACAAGCACAAGCTTCCCTTAATTCTGGTATCAATTTAAGAGCTGTTGTAAAATTACCTGCTGGAGAAGATTTAAACGATTGGATCGCTGTTCATg ttGTGGACTtctttaatagaataaatcttatatatggGACTGTATCAGAGTATTGTGATTCAGCATCATGTCCAACAATGAGTGGTGGAGCACGTTTTGAATATTTGTGGGCAGAtggtgaaaaatataaaaaaccaaCAGCATTACCAGCACCACAATATGTTACTCTTCTTATGGATTGGATTGAAGCTCAAATTAACAATGAAACAGTTTTTCCAGTATCAACAG atGTGCCATTTCCTAAaacatttataccattatgcagaaaaattttaacacgTCTCTTTAGAGTTTTTGTTCATGTATATATCCATCATTTTGACCGTATTGTAGCGATAGGAGCA GAAGCACATGTGAATACATGTTACAAGCATTTCTATTACTTTGTAACAGagtttgaattaattaattctaaagaGTTAGAACCATTAGCTGAAATGACTGCCAAAGTTTGTAAGGATAGTGTTTCCCCTACTCAAAGCACAGTACCATCAAACAATCAAAGTagatag